A single genomic interval of Rhodospirillaceae bacterium harbors:
- a CDS encoding NADH-quinone oxidoreductase subunit F, whose protein sequence is MGSKRIKRKARESESDAIIDLTHLLGYGPFRRDLLLEYLHAIQDAYGCLSIKHLVALAEIIQIPQVEVYETATFYAYFDIVGEAGEQPPITTIRICDSLICSMHGGENLLRSVKGDVGPTVRVQRAPCMGRCDHAPIALVNKRYIERANGEXIXSCLAXGAXMNAQPLXGXYQGLSSYXAXGGYXILKKIRRGEKLRADVLDELVXSGLKGLGGAGFSTGRKWGLINPSDNPLMAVNADEGEPGTFKDRHVLTSAPHQFLEGVLIAAAVGNVREVYIYLRAEYPDCYIILQQELKAIKQADLIGDVVVHLRRGAGAYICGEESAMLESLEGKRGEPRHKPPFPTTKGLFGRPTLVNNVETLYWIPRILKGDTGWSANHGKRGTSGWRLYSVSGRVAEPGVKLAPIGVTARELIDQYSGGISDGHVFXAYLPGGASGGLLPAFLADLPLDFNSLDDYGCFVGSGALIILGQRDSIIDVNRNLMKFFEDESCGQCTPCRVGCTKMLELMAQPKWDKEXIGELSNVMADASICGLGQAAPTALLKSLQFFDDELPT, encoded by the coding sequence ATGGGTTCAAAGCGTATCAAAAGAAAAGCACGGGAGTCGGAATCGGATGCAATAATCGATCTCACACACCTATTGGGATATGGACCATTTAGGCGTGATTTATTATTGGAGTATCTGCATGCCATACAGGACGCTTATGGGTGTTTAAGCATAAAACACTTAGTGGCTTTGGCTGAAATTATTCAAATTCCCCAGGTTGAAGTATATGAGACTGCAACTTTTTATGCTTATTTTGATATTGTCGGTGAGGCAGGAGAGCAACCGCCAATCACCACGATCAGAATTTGTGATAGTTTAATTTGCTCGATGCATGGAGGAGAGAACCTTTTAAGGTCAGTTAAGGGAGATGTAGGCCCAACTGTAAGAGTTCAGAGAGCGCCGTGTATGGGAAGATGTGACCATGCGCCGATTGCGTTAGTAAACAAACGATACATAGAACGCGCCAATGGCGAGCNGATANAATCGTGTTTAGCCNGNGGTGCCAANATGAATGCCCAGCCGTTGATNGGGNNTTATCAGGGNCTTTCTTCATATNTGGCTNNAGGTGGATATNAAATCCTGAAGAAAATCAGGCGAGGNGAAAAGCTCCGTGCGGATGTTTTAGATGAGTTAGTCAANAGTGGTTTGAAAGGTCTTGGTGGAGCAGGTTTTTCTACTGGACGAAAATGGGGGTTAATAAATCCCAGCGATAATCCTCTTATGGCAGTAAATGCTGATGAAGGGGAACCTGGTACATTTAAGGACAGGCATGTATTGACCTCTGCCCCGCATCAATTTTTAGAGGGCGTCTTGATAGCGGCAGCAGTCGGGAATGTGAGAGAGGTATATATATATCTCAGAGCCGAATATCCAGACTGTTACATTATTCTTCAGCAAGAGTTGAAGGCAATAAAACAAGCAGACCTAATTGGAGATGTAGTGGTTCACCTCCGGAGGGGCGCAGGGGCCTACATTTGTGGCGAAGAATCCGCCATGCTTGAAAGCCTTGAGGGTAAGCGTGGAGAGCCTCGGCATAAGCCACCTTTTCCCACAACCAAAGGTTTGTTTGGGAGACCAACATTGGTCAACAATGTGGAAACACTGTATTGGATCCCAAGAATTTTAAAGGGAGATACTGGCTGGTCCGCTAATCATGGTAAGAGGGGTACGTCCGGATGGCGCCTGTATTCTGTCTCGGGTCGGGTTGCGGAGCCAGGAGTAAAGTTGGCTCCTATTGGCGTGACGGCTCGTGAGCTGATTGACCAATATTCAGGCGGAATTAGTGATGGACATGTATTTAANGCCTATTTGCCGGGGGGTGCTTCTGGCGGATTGTTGCCTGCTTTCCTGGCAGATCTTCCTTTAGATTTCAATTCGCTCGACGACTACGGATGCTTTGTTGGCTCTGGTGCACTAATTATCTTAGGNCAGAGAGATTCAATTATTGATGTCAATCGAAACCTAATGAAATTTTTTGAGGATGAGAGTTGTGGTCAGTGTACCCCTTGTCGTGTTGGCTGCACCAAAATGCTTGAACTCATGGCGCAGCCAAAATGGGATAAAGAATTNATAGGCGAACTAAGTAATGTGATGGCCGATGCTTCCATTTGCGGCCTTGGGCAAGCNGCTCCCACGGCTCTTCTCAAATCCCTTCAATTCTTTGATGATGAGTTACCAACATGA
- a CDS encoding chemotaxis protein produces the protein MKLFRALILAIVCSTFLSLPSLADEFGTKEEAAALLERAVAFLRVDKNRALNSFTTGSGGFIQKDLYVFCFNREGTLTAHLNLIGVNIFEVPLTNLRGDQLGEALWNAAQGGETGEVTYKLQRPTTGSDKEFTKTAFVTRVAGQVCGVGYYQPQ, from the coding sequence ATGAAACTTTTTAGGGCGTTAATATTGGCTATTGTTTGCTCAACTTTCCTCTCTCTACCGTCCTTGGCAGATGAGTTTGGGACAAAAGAGGAAGCTGCCGCTCTGTTGGAAAGAGCCGTGGCATTTCTGCGAGTGGATAAAAATCGTGCCTTAAATTCATTCACCACAGGTTCTGGTGGCTTCATCCAAAAGGACCTGTATGTGTTCTGCTTTAATCGTGAAGGAACCCTTACGGCCCACCTGAATTTGATAGGCGTAAATATTTTTGAAGTACCGCTGACGAATTTACGGGGAGATCAATTGGGAGAAGCGTTATGGAATGCCGCTCAGGGCGGCGAAACGGGTGAAGTAACCTACAAATTACAAAGACCGACCACAGGATCTGATAAAGAATTTACGAAAACAGCTTTCGTCACGCGTGTCGCTGGGCAGGTCTGCGGGGTAGGCTATTATCAGCCACAATAA